A region from the Drosophila mauritiana strain mau12 chromosome 2L, ASM438214v1, whole genome shotgun sequence genome encodes:
- the LOC117141240 gene encoding uncharacterized protein LOC117141240: MSKHNTRLDRQVKFRVLQEDRLQSPRQNEDNIKRKKSTSKSKNLTERGLSSCLINSSFDLRITGGENDPAQRTAGKLPRTDSECQFKAPGYRFLTEQDTAVNTHEVKMSPRVVTKKDLRHKCDFFAKNKDARPFKNKITQTLYRESSAQTMAYLPEIFEANSVETLELFSLPSIFPVANRPGLHEVEILERARKRWAFSDALKVHFKNLLQDARKVAIKTELKEILEAIEWEQWIQREEDIQECQMMRLQIVIKMFDKREKEIHAASKTRIETACERIEQRRQAGLRKNEIEFQRGMRRLEFQLTKNPRRWEKQRPMYALGSPCSEFYAPLSRYGVDPARRNFVSKTAQKAFDMRIDDLEKRINNTDFKCPFRKLKDWSKPKKYDKEYERNFCKEDNLQKLFECLKGLRTQANAEREEPKCLVRRRKPELGRAASQMTLAYLTDLYERSGSNEENRKSRPFGSFLPHSKPGLNKISETTLLHLKNDRKREEMEHMLNIYEGTYVGWVMQFLSEEMTRLSELRRLHFFSIMAQKERWRREAAEAGLRQKENELRLLYEELFQHCNVVNNEISNKYFANILSTDMYGMADGLAGETVSELAKKIDADILRWLESFKLIQNPLTYVPLRMMLNDMISPNMNDALQRYEKSLIAQYVLEDVIFPKVWNELDPFDIGGTLTSDLIDRLIDNDLCLMSTDSESETPQKTSWREAHAIIRKLIRQAVPGDRWLQENERVVHENYNDLFDDVFANIFDKLENPPAVRPSQLIELCHTVSHNYIQYTDNIREMEDFHMENATSQPGSEFEKKQLLNILRKRKEDNITRNLQNFDNPLAGEMASVSDIFLRSQIFNPMPLPTATPSDLFSLRSTLDVSHASKLGSFVGRGYRVMLPNEQEKNSNMDVSNLPIENDKEDKFELPAPELSEITATDVDSPRASFHKILSTMELRTRISTASESQDKQSEEDHSKQLDSSPLKLDSLTNPPPGDAKTRDSTLVELKPVTELASENVIPISLGTSSIITNDTNTTNGLDQEKEMRSVVEFNLEPIKTPDAGLDAELGPDLDDEPESEILLWPEPDSFIPPVRSSGVRNSTVEPMKSEKGSHSSKRPRNKTITDQYEVEERYIGSLAKDHTPVNDKTAENVDNIVPESE, from the exons atgtCCAAACACAATACACGACTCGATAGGCAGGTTAAGTTTAGGGTTCTTCAGGAGGACAGGTTACAATCACCGAGACAAAACGAGGACAATATCAAGCGGAAAAAGAGCACTTCCAAATCTAAAAATCTGACTGAACGTGGCCTATCATCTTGTCTGATCAACAGCTCGTTCGATCTGCGAATTACAGGAG GTGAGAATGACCCAGCACAGCGCACTGCTGGAAAATTGCCTCGCACCGACAGCGAGTGTCAGTTCAAAGCTCCGGGATATCGATTTCTAACCGAACAAGATACTGCAGTGAACACCCATGAGGTCAAGATGAGTCCCagggtagtgacgaaaaaggATTTAAGGCACAAATGTGATTTCTTTGCCAAGAACAAGGACGCACGACCGTTTAAGAATAAAATCACGCAAACGCTTTACAG GGAATCCTCTGCGCAGACAATGGCTTATTTGCCGGAGATTTTTGAAGCAAACAGCGTTGAAACCTTGGAACTGTTTTCCTTGCCATCTATATTCCCAGTAGCCAATCGACCAGGACTCCATGAAGTTGAGATTCTGGAACGCGCCAGGAAACGATGGGCCTTTAGTGATGCCCTAAAGGTTCACTTCAAAAACCTACTTCAAGACGCCAGGAAAGTGGCCATAAAAACCGAGCTCAAGGAGATTTTGGAAGCCATTGAGTGGGAGCAGTGGATACAGCGTGAGGAGGACATTCAAGAGTGCCAGATGATGCGTCTGCAGATCGTGATTAAAATGTTTGACAAGCGGGAGAAGGAGATACACGCCGCCTCAAAGACACGAATCGAAACCGCATGCGAGCGAATCGAGCAGCGACGTCAGGCGGGTCTGCGAAAGAACGAGATCGAGTTCCAACGGGGAATGCGTCGACTGGAGTTCCAACTAACGAAGAATCCGCGAAGATGGGAGAAACAAAGACCCATGTACGCGTTGGGATCTCCCTGCTCCGAGTTCTACGCTCCGCTTTCAAGATACGGCGTTGATCCGGCGCGTCGCAACTTTGTGTCAAAAACAGCACAGAAAGCCTTCGATATGAGAATCGATGACTTAGAGAAGCGCATCAACAATACCGACTTCAAGTGTCCGTTTAGAAAGCTTAAGGATTGGTCAAAACCCAAAAAGTATGACAAGGAGTACGAGCGGAACTTCTGCAAGGAAGACAATCTACAAAAGCTCTTCGAATGTCTGAAGGGCCTAAGAACACAGGCCAATGCGGAGAGAGAAGAACCAAAATGTCTAGTAAGGCGAAGAAAACCCGAATTGGGTAGAGCGGCATCCCAAATGACCCTGGCCTATCTAACTGACCTGTACGAAAGGTCCGGTTCTAATGAGGAAAATCGCAAATCCCGACCTTTCGGATCCTTTTTACCACACTCGAAGCCGGGGTTGAACAAAATCTCAGAGACCACGCTATTGCATTTGAAGAACGACAGGAAGCGCGAAGAAATGGAGCACATGTTGAACATTTATGAGGGCACCTACGTGGGATGGGTGATGCAGTTCCTCTCGGAGGAGATGACTCGTCTCTCGGAGCTGCGAAGGCTACACTTCTTCTCGATTATGGCCCAAAAGGAGCGCTGGAGACGCGAGGCCGCCGAAGCTGGCCTGCGGCAGAAGGAGAACGAATTGAGATTGTTGTACGAGGAGCTGTTCCAACATTGCAATGTGGTCAACAATGAGATCTCCAATAAGTATTTCGCCAACATTCTGAGCACTGATATGTACGGTATGGCCGATGGCCTTGCTGGCGAGACAGTGAGTGAATTGGCCAAGAAGATCGATGCGGATATATTGCGATGGCTAGAGAGCTTCAAGCTGATCCAGAACCCCCTCACCTATGTGCCACTGCGAATGATGCTGAATGACATGATTTCACCAAATATGAACGATGCTCTGCAGCGCTACGAGAAATCCCTGATCGCCCAGTACGTATTGGAGGATGTGATTTTCCCCAAGGTGTGGAATGAACTAGACCCGTTTGATATAGGAGGCACTTTAACGAGCGATCTTATAGATCGCCTAATCGACAACGATTTGTGTCTGATGTCCACTGACAGCGAAAGTGAAACGCCACAAAAAACTTCCTGGCGCGAAGCTCATGCCATCATAAGAAAGCTCATCCGACAGGCAGTTCCCGGCGATCGTTGGCTTCAAGAAAATGAGCGTGTTGTTCACGAAAACTATAACGATCTATTTGACGACGTGTTCGCAAACATATTTGACAAGTTGGAAAATCCTCCAGCCGTGAGGCCCTCACAATTAATCGAACTCTGCCACACTGTCTCTCACAATTACATCCAATATACGGACAATATACGCGAGATGGAAGACTTTCATATGGAAAATGCTACCTCACAGCCAGGATCAGAATTTGAAAAAAAACAGTTGTTGAACATATTAAGAAAACGCAAAGAAGACAATATCAcaagaaatttacaaaactttGATAATCCCCTGGCGGGTGAAATGGCATCTGTCAGCGATATATTTCTAAGATCTCAAATATTCAATCCTATGCCTCTGCCAACGGCCACACCAAGTGATTTGTTCAGTCTTAGGAGCACTCTTGATGTTTCGCATGCCTCAAAATTGGGATCCTTTGTGGGCAGGGGCTACAGAGTAATGCTTCCCAATGAGCAAGAAAAAAATTCGAACATGGATGTATCAAACCTACCGATAGAAAATGACAAGGAAGACAAATTTGAATTGCCAGCTCCAGAGCTTTCTGAAATTACAGCGACTGATGTTGACTCGCCGAGGGCATCATTTCATAAAATTCTGTCGACAATGGAATTAAGGACGAGGATTTCAACAGCATCTGAATCGCAAGATAAGCAGTCGGAAGAAGACCATTCGAAACAATTGGATTCATCTCCATTAAAATTAGATAGCTTAACCAACCCACCTCCTGGTGATGCGAAAACTAGAGACTCCACTCTAGTTGAATTAAAGCCCGTTACTGAATTAGCTTCGGAGAATGTGATACCCATTTCCTTGGGTACTAGTAGTATAATAACCAACGATACAAACACCACAAACGGTTTAGACCAAGAAAAGGAAATGCGCTCGGTAGTCGAGTTCAATCTTGAGCCCATAAAGACACCAGATGCCGGACTTGATGCCGAACTCGGACCGGATCTCGATGACGAACCGGAATCCGAAATTCTGCTCTGGCCAGAACCGGATTCCTTTATCCCACCCGTACGTTCTTCGGGGGTCAGAAATTCAACAGTCGAACCGATGAAATCTGAGAAAGGATCGCATTCTTCTAAGAGGCCTAGGAATAAAACAATAACCGATCAATATGAAGTTGAGGAAAGGTATATTGGCTCCTTGGCCAAGGACCATACGCCAGTTAATGACAAAACCGCGGAGAACGTAGATAATATTGTACCAGAATctgaataa
- the LOC117141248 gene encoding uncharacterized protein LOC117141248: MPSAKEKRLRRERILQFIRENRELMPISSTTVLKPLTVKKEDTLKQKKRVTFNHGKQRSVGESTRNKDSEQNIGQGLTSCLITRSSDTRLASGANNPTENTAEKLHRTDSKCHLKSSCTKCQDSRLSAGTNNPAERDVGKLPRTDSECKFNEPGIFFLQKPHSDFTTQEVKLNAKPLRKELKNKCDFFPKYVENRPFKDEATQTLYRESSAQTLAFLPEILNNDKSESLELYTLAKLLPGDKPPGLHEVEFLERARRRWKFSKALEDNFKHLLCEARELSIKTQYKEVLEAFEWEQWIQREEDIQQCQMMRLEIVIKMFDKREKAMHNASKARIEKSVQQIEKRRQDGLRKNEIEYQRGMRRNNIQLAKTARKWEKQSPMQALGSPCSEFYGPLIRHGVDPARRCFESNTGRKAFDMRIDELEKRVNMRNVQCPFSKLKEWSKPKEYDREYERNFCNDGNLQRLYESLKTLRTQADMAKEPPQCLKTRLRIEHRTSSSSSDSYRNYNWQARKSRYVELSEGLRSTKTIKKMAPPRAEKVVRGSVIRRECLETLICSYEGSYVGTIMQFLADEMQRLKEQRKLHFFCILAQKERWRREAAEAGLRQKENCMRMLYEEMFQFTNSVHSEIAEKYADTILTTDVGNMVEEETAETITELAKQIDADIERWLESFKLIQNPLNFTPLRLMLQDMVSPDMGATLRRYETSLIVQYIVEDVIFYNMWQELEPFDIASTLTSDLIDRLIDNDLFLFSSDSESESGHGTSWTESHAIIRKLIRQAVPGRRWKEENERIVSETFSSLFDEVFANILFGIENPEPVRGTDLLHLCASKSFAFFAHEIPSRVPVEKMESSQSESLENTNILRMQFLSLIKKIKEDKITKKLERTGEKVKMSANEYELFDDYIKNEVLQNAEFLNSASPVPEPELYSIISTVDIAEYDHNLKDLRGSSLIQRTPSAEEEAFESRDEEVRSDNFEQEKEPIDVDQEKVEEAEPEQENVSEKYAGESDDLEPIIGEEFEEEHTDVGEEVVVYSTKESQVFKFR, from the exons ATGCCCTCGGCAAAGGAAAAACGATTGCGCAGGGAAAGAATACTACAGTTCATACGCGAAAACAGGGAGCTCATGCCCATTAGTTCGACGACAGTACTAAAGCCACTTACGGTTAAAAAAGAGGACActttaaagcaaaaaaaacgTGTCACATTTAACCATGGCAAACAGCGGAGTGTTGGGGAGTCGACCAGAAACAAGGATAGCGAGCAGAATATTGGTCAGGGCCTAACGTCCTGCTTGATCACCAGGTCCTCGGATACCCGATTAGCCAGCG GAGCCAACAACCCAACAGAGAATACGGCGGAAAAACTCCATCGAACAGACAGCAAATGCCATTTGAAGTCGTCATGCACAAAATGCCAAGATTCACGATTATCGGCTG GTACCAATAATCCAGCGGAGCGAGATGTTGGCAAATTACCCCGAACCGACAGCGAGTGCAAGTTCAACGAGCCCGGAATCTTTTTTCTGCAGAAACCCCATTCAGATTTTACCACCCAGGAAGTCAAGCTGAACGCGAAGCCTCTAAGAAAGGAGTTGAAGAACAAGTGCGACTTCTTTCCGAAATATGTGGAAAATCGACCATTCAAGGATGAGGCCACACAAACCCTCTATAG GGAATCATCTGCGCAGACGTTGGCCTTTTTACCTGAAATACTGAACAACGACAAGTCGGAAAGTCTGGAGCTTTATACTCTGGCCAAGTTGCTGCCAGGCGACAAGCCACCGGGATTGCATGAAGTGGAGTTTCTGGAGCGGGCCCGTAGACGATGGAAATTCAGCAAGGCCCTGGAGGATAACTTTAAACATCTTCTTTGTGAGGCAAGGGAGCTGTCTATCAAAACGCAGTACAAGGAGGTTCTGGAAGCCTTCGAATGGGAGCAGTGGATACAGCGCGAGGAGGACATACAGCAGTGCCAGATGATGCGACTGGAGATCGTGATCAAGATGTTTGACAAAAGAGAGAAGGCAATGCACAACGCCTCCAAGGCTCGAATTGAAAAGTCCGTACAGCAAATAGAAAAGCGGCGGCAGGATGGTCTGCGCAAGAATGAAATTGAGTATCAGCGTGGAATGCGACGCAACAACATTCAGTTGGCCAAAACCGCTCGAAAGTGGGAGAAACAGAGTCCCATGCAGGCTCTTGGATCACCGTGCTCCGAGTTCTACGGCCCACTGATAAGGCATGGTGTTGACCCAGCCCGAAGATGCTTCGAATCCAACACTGGACGCAAAGCATTCGACATGAGGATCGATGAACTGGAAAAGCGGGTGAACATGCGCAATGTGCAGTGCCCCTTCAGCAAACTGAAGGAGTGGTCCAAGCCGAAGGAGTACGATAGAGAGTATGAGCGCAACTTCTGCAATGATGGCAATCTCCAGAGGCTGTACGAGTCCTTGAAGACACTGAGAACGCAGGCAGACATGGCAAAGGAGCCACCGCAGTGCCTGAAAACACGATTGCGAATTGAGCATCGAACATCTAGTTCCAGTTCCGATTCATATCGCAACTACAATTGGCAAGCTCGCAAATCACGCTATGTGGAACTTTCCGAGGGATTGCGTAGCACCAAGACCATCAAAAAAATGGCCCCACCAAGGGCTGAGAAGGTTGTGAGGGGCTCTGTCATTAGGCGCGAGTGTTTGGAGACACTCATATGCTCATACGAAGGCAGTTATGTTGGCACCATCATGCAGTTCCTGGCGGACGAAATGCAACGATTGAAGGAGCAGCGCAAGCTGCACTTCTTCTGCATTCTGGCCCAAAAGGAACGCTGGCGCCGTGAGGCAGCGGAAGCGGGATTAAGGCAGAAGGAGAACTGCATGAGGATGCTCTACGAGGAGATGTTCCAGTTTACGAATTCAGTACACAGTGAGATTGCTGAGAAATATGCCGACACCATATTGACCACCGATGTGGGCAACATGGTGGAGGAGGAGACGGCCGAAACTATTACCGAGCTAGCTAAGCAAATTGATGCGGACATAGAGCGGTGGCTGGAGTCCTTCAAACTGATCCAGAATCCACTCAATTTCACACCACTGCGCCTCATGCTGCAGGACATGGTCTCGCCGGATATGGGCGCTACGCTACGGCGCTACGAGACATCCCTGATTGTCCAGTACATTGTAGAGGACGTGATCTTCTACAATATGTGGCAGGAACTCGAGCCATTCGATATTGCCAGCACTTTGACCAGTGATCTGATCGATCGCCTTATTGACAACGATCTGTTTTTGTTCTCATCGGACAGCGAAAGCGAGTCTGGACATGGAACCTCCTGGACAGAGTCCCATGCCATCATACGAAAGCTCATTCGCCAAGCCGTTCCGGGTAGACGCTGGAAGGAGGAAAACGAGAGGATTGTCAGCGAAACCTTTAGCAGCCTCTTCGACGAGGTGTTTGCCAATATCCTGTTTGGCATCGAAAATCCAGAACCAGTTCGGGGCACGGATCTTCTGCACCTTTGTGCAAGTAAATCGTTTGCCTTCTTCGCTCACGAGATTCCAAGTAGAGTGCCTGTGGAAAAGATGGAGTCGTCTCAATCGGAGTCATTGGAGAATACTAATATTCTACGAATGCAATTCCTATCTctcattaaaaaaattaaagaggATAAGATAACCAAAAAGTTGGAGAGAACTGGGGAGAAAGTGAAGATGTCTGCAAATGAATACGAATTATTTGACGACTATATCAAAAACGAAGTGCTCCAAAACGCGGAATTCCTAAACAGTGCATCTCCGGTGCCAGAGCCTGAATTATATTCCATCATTAGTACTGTTGATATTGCCGAGTACGACCATAATCTAAAAGATCTGCGGGGTTCTTCGTTAATCCAGCGTACGCCTTCAGCGGAAGAGGAGGCCTTTGAAAGTAGAGACGAAGAAGTTAGATCGGACAATTTCGAGCAGGAAAAAGAACCCATTGACGTAGACCAGGAAAAAGTGGAGGAGGCAGAACCAGAACAAGAGAATGTATCTGAAAAATACGCAGGGGAGTCTGATGACCTAGAACCCATAATTGGCGAGGAATTTGAGGAAGAGCATACCGATGTGGGGGAAGAGGTCGTGGTTTACTCCACCAAAGAATCGCAGGTCTTTAAATTCAgataa
- the LOC117150818 gene encoding cilia- and flagella-associated protein 91, with protein sequence MRKRKLSKKKIAEERTERILKFLQENRECQPVEVPKKKTPAIQKKPPQIETGYTKKNLKSCIIATSLQDQRLPAGENNPVVRRTGKQPRDDEECQFNAPGVFFLKGRNLNISCQEVFLKPTKPKRLELKNKCDYFPKYVDPSPFKDEATQTLYRESSAQTLAYLPEIYDDDEVRTLELFTLPSVLPGDKPPGLYEAEVFERARRRHKFLDALKLQIKQQRRHGQKLDFNRYKMMAEAFEWEHWMEREERIQECQMMRLEIVIKMFDKREREMHAASKTRIEQGCEKIEKRRKEALRKNEIEYQRGMRRITKQWAKTSIRWQKQTPMYSLGSPCSDFYAPPLRYGVDPERRNFNSVTNTRAFNMRIDELEKQINMQIMKCPFAKLKQWSQPKQRIAEVENRFCKEEHLNELYHLLKTLRVGDGGHQPKPDCLKLLFKHTQNLRSKMSLIQLKSYTNLYERNVYTARPTERNTQKRAVHEHLKRQKDQLSSEYAQKLARDVQKNDLKGMILAYEGSMIGYMMQFLTDEMDRLKEQRRLHFFSLLANKKRWQLEAAEAGLRQKENSIRLLYEEMFQYTNAVSTDVSDQYVHSILTDDLGYMAANEAAEAVTEMAKQIDMDIERWLESFKLIQNPLNYIPLRLMLHDMVCPDLNAALERHETSMIVQYIVEDVIFDRIWKALEPFDISSTLTSDLIDRLIDNDLYLFSSDSEGETPQKTGWYEVHAIIRKLIRQSVPGRRWKEETERIVYENYIDLLDTVFDEILQKFEEPAIIEPVAVHRAYSHENLTSSANFRLEKGVLQKLPQTESDFSNDPSTKIIKRQLLSLERKNSNSTIRGFYTDEIYKGSPQNSLASKFIGTETDAEDDPWPWLPECKSKSSSQEQLVDNMKYSEF encoded by the exons ATGCGAAAACGCAAGCTGAGTAAAAAAAAGATAGCGGAGGAACGAACGGAAAGGATACTTAAGTTTCTTCAAGAAAATCGAGAATGCCAGCCTGTTGAAGTCCCAAAGAAAAAAACTCCTGCGATTCAAAAGAAACCTCCTCAAATTGAGACAGGATATACGAAAAAGAATCTCAAATCATGTATAATTGCAACTTCTTTGCAGGATCAGCGATTGCCAGCCG GCGAGAATAACCCTGTTGTCCGAAGAACTGGAAAGCAGCCACGCGACGATGAAGAATGCCAATTCAATGCACCGGGTGTATTTTTTCTAAAAGGACGAAATCTAAACATCAGCTGCCAGGAAGTTTTTCTAAAACCCACCAAGCCGAAAAGATTAGAATTGAAGAATAAATGCGATTACTTTCCGAAATATGTGGATCCGTCGCCATTCAAGGATGAAGCCACTCAGACGCTATATAG AGAATCTTCCGCGCAGACCTTAGCCTATTTGCCAGAAATctatgatgatgatgaagtcCGTACCCTAGAATTGTTCACCCTGCCCTCGGTTCTGCCGGGCGATAAGCCTCCGGGTCTGTACGAGGCGGAAGTTTTCGAGCGAGCTCGTAGGCGTCATAAATTCTTGGATGCCCTGAAGTTGCAGATTAAACAGCAACGGCGTCATGGCCAGAAGCTTGACTTTAATCGGTACAAGATGATGGCGGAAGCTTTCGAATGGGAGCACTGGATGGAGCGGGAGGAGAGGATACAGGAGTGCCAGATGATGCGGCTTGAGATCGTGATCAAGATGTTCGATAAGAGGGAGAGGGAAATGCATGCCGCCTCCAAAACGCGCATTGAACAAGGATGCGAAAAGATCGAGAAGCGGCGTAAGGAGGCATTGCGTAAGAATGAAATCGAGTACCAGCGTGGCATGCGCCGCATTACCAAACAGTGGGCCAAAACCTCGATAAGGTGGCAGAAGCAGACACCCATGTACTCCCTGGGATCGCCTTGCTCCGATTTCTACGCGCCACCACTGAGATACGGAGTGGATCCAGAACGTCGAAACTTCAACTCGGTCACTAATACACGCGCTTTCAACATGAGAATTGACGAGCTAGAGAAGcaaattaatatgcaaataatGAAGTGTCCATTTGCCAAATTGAAGCAATGGTCGCAGCCCAAGCAACGGATCGCTGAGGTTGAGAATCGTTTCTGCAAGGAGGAGCATCTGAATGAGCTCTACCATTTGCTGAAGACACTAAGAGTCGGCGATGGAGGCCATCAGCCCAAGCCCGATTGTCTTAAGTTACTATTTAAACATACACAAAACCTACGTAGCAAGATGTCACTGATCCAACTTAAAAGCTATACCAATCTCTATGAGCGTAATGTGTACACCGCACGGCCAACGGAAAGGAACACACAAAAGAGAGCTGTTCACGAACATCTCAAGAGGCAGAAAGATCAGCTAAGTTCCGAGTACGCCCAAAAACTTGCCAGAGATGTGCAAAAGAACGACCTGAAAGGCATGATTTTGGCCTACGAAGGCAGTATGATTGGATACATGATGCAGTTCCTCACCGATGAAATGGATCGCCTGAAGGAGCAACGCCGCCTGCACTTCTTCTCCCTATTGGCGAATAAAAAACGCTGGCAACTTGAAGCAGCCGAGGCGGGCCTGAGGCAGAAGGAGAACAGCATTAGGCTGCTCTACGAGGAGATGTTCCAGTATACTAATGCGGTCAGCACCGATGTCAGTGATCAGTATGTGCACAGCATTCTGACCGACGATCTGGGTTATATGGCTGCCAACGAGGCGGCTGAAGCAGTCACGGAAATGGCCAAGCAAATTGATATGGACATCGAACGATGGCTCGAGAGTTTCAAGCTGATACAAAATCCCCTCAACTATATTCCACTTCGACTGATGCTGCACGACATGGTCTGTCCGGATCTGAATGCTGCTCTGGAGCGTCATGAGACCAGCATGATTGTGCAGTACATAGTGGAAGATGTGATCTTTGATAGAATTTGGAAGGCACTCGAACCCTTTGATATATCCAGCACACTGACTAGCGATCTAATCGATCGCCTCATCGACAACGATCTGTATCTATTCTCATCGGATAGTGAAGGTGAAACGCCACAAAAAACTGGCTGGTACGAAGTTCATGCGATAATTCGAAAACTTATTCGACAATCGGTGCCCGGCAGACGTTGGAAAGAAGAAACCGAACGCATAGTTTATGAAAACTACATTGATCTGCTGGACACTGTGTTTGAtgaaattttgcaaaaattcGAAGAGCCAGCAATAATCGAGCCAGTCGCGGTGCATCGAGCATATTCGCATGAAAACCTTACAAGCAGCGCCAATTTTCGATTGGAAAAAGGTGTTTTGCAAAAATTACCGCAAACTGAATCTGATTTCAGTAATGATCCCAGTACGAAGATAATTAAAAGACAATTGTTAAGCCTTGAAAGAAAAAATAGTAATAGCACAATTAGGGGTTTCTACACAGATGAAATCTACAAAGGAAGTCCACAAAATTCTTTGGCATCGAAGTTCATCGGAACGGAAACCGATGCCGAAGACGATCCTTGGCCATGGCTTCCAGAATGTAAGAGTAAAAGTTCATCACAGGAACAACTTGTGGACAACATGAAATATTCTGAATTTTAG